A genome region from Streptomyces sp. NBC_01296 includes the following:
- a CDS encoding asparaginase, translating to MRSSLLADAPAMREPQHAPVAHVTRGGVIEGVHYGSVVVLGGNGDVRLSIGDIEAACYPRSALKPVQALAMVRAGLPLDGALLSLSMGSHSGEEHHLAGTRLILELAGLTEDDLRNVPDVPYAPAVRDAWVREGRGPSRLAQNCSGKHAAMLYLCKLAGWPLESYLDPGHPLQRAIAEVVEELTGQHIANVTVDGCGAPLFAVSLHGLARAAARIATAGPDTAGRRVADALRVHPEMASGTGRDTARLMRAVPGLLAKDGFEGVQVAALPDGRAVAVKIADGADRARIPVTAAALARAGVEPRLLAGFEGEPMTGGGRPVGGIQPVAALNPPSIPATA from the coding sequence ATGCGCAGCAGTCTCCTCGCGGACGCGCCCGCGATGCGCGAGCCCCAGCATGCACCCGTCGCCCACGTCACCCGGGGCGGCGTGATCGAGGGAGTCCACTACGGATCCGTCGTCGTCCTCGGCGGTAATGGCGACGTCCGGTTGAGCATCGGAGACATCGAGGCCGCCTGCTACCCGCGCTCAGCCCTCAAGCCGGTCCAGGCCCTCGCCATGGTGCGGGCCGGGCTGCCGCTCGACGGCGCCCTGCTCTCCCTCTCGATGGGCAGCCACTCCGGCGAGGAGCACCACCTCGCAGGTACCCGGCTGATCCTCGAACTGGCCGGCCTCACCGAGGACGACCTGCGCAACGTCCCCGACGTGCCGTACGCCCCGGCGGTCCGGGATGCCTGGGTGCGCGAGGGCCGCGGGCCTTCCCGGCTCGCCCAGAACTGCTCCGGCAAGCACGCGGCGATGCTGTACCTGTGCAAGCTGGCCGGCTGGCCCCTGGAGAGCTACCTCGACCCGGGCCACCCGCTTCAGAGGGCGATCGCCGAGGTCGTCGAGGAACTCACCGGCCAGCACATCGCGAACGTCACCGTCGACGGCTGCGGAGCCCCGCTGTTCGCAGTGTCCCTGCACGGCCTGGCCCGCGCCGCCGCCCGCATCGCCACGGCCGGTCCGGACACCGCCGGGCGCCGGGTGGCGGACGCGCTGCGCGTCCACCCGGAGATGGCCTCCGGCACAGGGCGAGACACGGCCCGGCTGATGCGCGCGGTGCCCGGGCTGCTGGCCAAGGACGGCTTCGAGGGCGTCCAGGTGGCCGCGCTGCCCGACGGCCGGGCCGTCGCGGTGAAGATCGCCGACGGGGCGGACCGGGCGCGCATCCCGGTGACGGCCGCAGCCCTCGCCCGGGCGGGAGTCGAGCCGCGGCTGCTCGCCGGGTTCGAGGGCGAGCCGATGACCGGCGGCGGCCGGCCCGTCGGCGGCATCCAGCCGGTGGCGGCGCTGAACCCGCCCAGCATCCCCGCCACCGCCTGA
- the aspA gene encoding aspartate ammonia-lyase — protein sequence MTAATRSEHDLLGDREVPADAYWGVHTLRATENFPITGTPISAYPHLIDALAAVKEAAALANEELGLLEPAKAAVIVAACQEIRGGKLHDQFVVDVIQGGAGTSTNMNANEVIANRALELLGHARGEYRHLHPNEDVNLGQSTNDVYPTAVRIATASAVRGLLEAMAVLQAAFARKAAEFHDVLKMGRTQLQDAVPMTLGQEFSAFAVMLDEDRSRLAEALGLIHEINLGATAIGTGLNAPAGYAESARRHLADITGLPLVTAADLVEATQDCGAFVQMSGVLKRIAVKLSKTCNDLRLLSSGPRAGLGEINLPPVQAGSSIMPGKVNPVIPEVVNQVAFEVIGNDITITMAAEAGQLQLNAFEPVILHSLSKSVIHLRAACLTLAERCVAGITANTEKLRATVENSIGLVTALNPHIGYTAATDIAKEALATGRGVAELVLERGLLPAERLTALLRPEVIAGARAAGA from the coding sequence ATGACCGCCGCCACCCGCAGCGAACACGACCTGCTCGGAGACCGCGAAGTCCCCGCCGACGCCTACTGGGGCGTCCACACCCTGCGCGCCACCGAGAACTTCCCCATCACCGGGACGCCCATCTCCGCCTACCCGCACCTGATCGACGCCCTCGCTGCCGTCAAGGAGGCCGCGGCCCTCGCCAACGAGGAACTCGGCCTGCTGGAGCCCGCCAAGGCAGCCGTGATCGTCGCCGCCTGCCAGGAGATACGCGGCGGCAAGCTCCACGACCAGTTCGTCGTCGATGTCATCCAGGGCGGCGCCGGCACCTCGACCAACATGAACGCCAACGAGGTCATCGCCAACCGGGCGCTGGAGCTGCTGGGCCACGCCAGGGGCGAGTACCGGCACCTGCACCCCAACGAGGACGTCAACCTCGGCCAGTCCACCAACGATGTCTACCCGACCGCCGTTCGGATCGCGACCGCCTCGGCGGTGCGCGGCCTGCTCGAAGCCATGGCCGTCCTGCAGGCCGCCTTCGCCCGCAAGGCCGCCGAGTTCCACGACGTGCTGAAGATGGGCCGCACCCAGCTGCAGGACGCCGTACCGATGACCCTCGGGCAGGAGTTCTCCGCCTTCGCCGTCATGCTCGACGAGGACCGCAGCCGGCTCGCGGAGGCCCTCGGACTCATCCACGAGATCAACCTCGGCGCCACCGCCATCGGCACCGGCCTCAACGCCCCTGCCGGGTACGCCGAGTCGGCCCGCCGCCACCTCGCCGACATCACCGGGCTGCCCCTGGTCACCGCGGCCGACCTGGTCGAAGCCACCCAGGACTGCGGCGCCTTCGTCCAGATGTCCGGCGTCCTCAAGCGCATCGCCGTCAAGCTGTCCAAGACCTGCAACGATCTGCGCCTGCTGTCCTCCGGGCCGCGCGCCGGACTCGGCGAGATCAACCTGCCGCCGGTGCAGGCGGGCTCGAGCATCATGCCCGGCAAGGTCAACCCGGTGATCCCGGAGGTCGTCAACCAGGTCGCCTTCGAGGTGATCGGCAACGACATCACCATCACCATGGCCGCCGAAGCCGGACAGCTCCAGCTCAACGCCTTCGAGCCGGTCATCCTGCACTCGCTGTCGAAGTCCGTGATCCACCTGCGCGCGGCCTGCCTCACCCTCGCCGAGCGCTGCGTGGCCGGCATCACCGCCAACACCGAGAAGCTGCGGGCCACCGTTGAGAACTCCATCGGCCTGGTGACCGCCCTGAACCCGCACATCGGATACACCGCCGCCACCGACATCGCCAAAGAGGCCCTTGCCACCGGCCGGGGCGTGGCCGAGCTCGTCCTGGAGCGAGGTCTGCTGCCGGCCGAGCGGCTCACCGCCCTGCTGCGGCCCGAGGTGATCGCGGGAGCCAGAGCGGCCGGGGCCTGA
- a CDS encoding site-specific integrase, which produces MVGHDGALLLPGGPSSGAFPDKRRAASHRRSRPRGSHDAAEGALRRFLEGEAGGFNADPNQSVADYLTVWLAAKALVLKPTTIARYRDYIHNDLVPAFGTLKLDELGHRHIAAFVTGELAAGRGQTTLYRCPVTLSSALGAAFRQHRLAHNPARPSALHRPPSPERRIWTADEAVRFLQHCHRADPDMADLFEFLIGTGMRKGEALGLHWDYVHSCSADPTADHSALRAYSTGSGNRPTKPAFPASPSTTCDTSPPPSPSPPASLSPEPRRPAAGRTGQRGCDHHATTSSASARPSTGSAPPPRPRSALWRTSPEPGVRPHCDHQDSGHGKGRPLMDERTASDLHEAWSGRQDLNLRPLDFHRLQ; this is translated from the coding sequence ATGGTCGGTCACGACGGCGCCCTGCTGCTGCCCGGCGGACCGAGCTCCGGAGCATTCCCGGACAAACGACGGGCTGCGTCCCACCGCCGATCGCGGCCGCGCGGCAGTCACGACGCGGCCGAGGGGGCGCTGCGGAGGTTCCTGGAGGGCGAGGCCGGCGGGTTCAACGCCGACCCGAACCAGAGCGTCGCCGACTACCTGACCGTCTGGCTCGCCGCCAAGGCCCTCGTGCTCAAGCCGACCACCATCGCCCGTTACCGGGACTACATCCACAACGATCTCGTCCCGGCCTTCGGGACCCTGAAGCTGGACGAGCTCGGGCACCGGCACATCGCCGCGTTCGTCACCGGCGAGCTCGCCGCCGGCCGCGGCCAGACCACCCTCTACCGATGCCCTGTCACACTCTCCAGCGCCCTCGGCGCCGCCTTCCGCCAACACCGCCTCGCCCACAACCCAGCCAGGCCCTCGGCTCTTCACCGTCCACCGTCGCCAGAGCGGCGGATCTGGACCGCGGACGAGGCCGTCCGCTTCCTCCAGCACTGCCATCGGGCAGACCCAGACATGGCCGACCTGTTCGAGTTCCTCATCGGCACCGGCATGCGCAAGGGAGAGGCCCTCGGTCTGCACTGGGACTACGTCCACTCGTGTTCTGCAGACCCGACGGCCGACCACTCCGCCCTCAGGGCGTACTCGACCGGCTCCGGAAACCGTCCGACGAAGCCGGCGTTCCCCGCATCACCGTCCACGACCTGCGACACCTCGCCGCCACCATCACCATCACCGCCGGCGTCCCTCTCACCGGAGCCGAGAAGACCGGCCGCCGGACGGACCGGCCAGCGTGGCTGCGACCACCACGCGACCACATCCAGCGCCTCCGCGAGGCCCTCCACCGGCTCCGCTCCCCCGCCCCGCCCGCGTTCAGCACTATGGCGGACAAGTCCCGAACCGGGCGTGCGGCCACACTGCGACCACCAGGACTCCGGGCATGGAAAGGGCCGCCCTCTCATGGATGAGAGAACGGCCTCCGACCTGCATGAAGCATGGTCGGGACGACAGGATTTGAACCTGCGACCCCTTGATTTCCACCGGCTCCAATAG
- a CDS encoding MBL fold metallo-hydrolase: MQRLRQAGIEVARGVFRFGDGHVNWYVIEQEGALTVVDGGMPSHWPALMDWLTKRGQGLDAVRAIVLTHGHADHLGIVRRLSDATGRPVYIHPDDEALAKGARLHTPPRRIRRNLWKPHVFALNLNWARAGLFTVPPILHAECYTDGQRLDVPGSPRAIHTPGHSPGSSCLLLADRDVLITGDALVTLDVVTGRRGLGIMPGTLNDDPEQALDSLTALAGITATTLLPGHGEPYAEGVPTALAAARRHGIDWRTPAAGAHGHTH; this comes from the coding sequence ATGCAGAGACTTCGTCAGGCCGGTATCGAGGTTGCCCGTGGGGTGTTCCGTTTCGGAGACGGCCACGTCAACTGGTACGTCATCGAGCAGGAGGGCGCCCTGACCGTCGTGGACGGCGGTATGCCCAGCCACTGGCCCGCACTGATGGACTGGCTGACGAAGCGGGGGCAAGGTCTGGACGCCGTTCGGGCCATCGTGCTCACCCACGGACACGCCGATCACCTGGGCATCGTCCGCCGGCTCTCCGACGCCACCGGCCGGCCGGTGTACATACACCCGGACGACGAGGCGCTGGCCAAAGGCGCCCGACTCCACACCCCACCCCGCCGTATTCGGCGAAACCTGTGGAAGCCTCACGTCTTTGCACTCAACCTGAACTGGGCACGCGCGGGCCTGTTTACCGTCCCGCCGATCCTGCACGCCGAGTGCTACACCGATGGGCAGCGTCTCGACGTACCGGGATCGCCTCGGGCGATCCACACTCCCGGCCACAGTCCAGGGAGCAGCTGCCTGCTGCTCGCCGACCGAGACGTCCTGATCACGGGAGACGCCCTGGTGACCCTCGACGTCGTCACCGGCCGACGTGGCCTGGGAATCATGCCCGGCACCCTCAACGACGACCCCGAACAGGCATTGGACAGCCTGACCGCTCTGGCCGGAATCACAGCCACGACGCTGCTCCCCGGCCACGGCGAGCCCTACGCGGAAGGCGTGCCCACCGCTCTCGCGGCGGCCCGTCGACACGGCATCGACTGGAGGACGCCGGCCGCAGGCGCACACGGCCACACCCATTGA
- a CDS encoding winged helix-turn-helix transcriptional regulator: MRSTLALDNCPAARALDVVGERWALLVVREALAGARRFDEFRDRLRMSENTLARRLTELTASGVLRRTQYSLKPARFEYLLTEQGCALVPVLAALAAWGNEWTDPDPDLPKPPARPSWLAEDAAGTAGRRA, encoded by the coding sequence ATGCGCTCGACCCTCGCCCTCGACAACTGTCCCGCCGCCCGAGCGCTGGACGTGGTCGGCGAACGATGGGCGCTCCTGGTGGTGCGTGAAGCCCTCGCCGGAGCCCGCCGGTTCGACGAATTCCGCGATCGGTTGCGGATGAGCGAGAACACGCTCGCCCGACGACTGACGGAGCTGACTGCCTCCGGCGTCCTCAGGCGCACGCAGTACAGCCTCAAACCTGCCCGCTTCGAGTACCTCCTCACTGAACAGGGATGCGCCCTGGTGCCGGTGCTCGCAGCCTTGGCCGCCTGGGGAAACGAGTGGACCGATCCCGATCCGGATCTGCCGAAGCCGCCCGCGCGACCGAGCTGGCTCGCCGAAGACGCCGCAGGCACCGCCGGGCGGAGGGCGTGA
- a CDS encoding TetR/AcrR family transcriptional regulator, which produces MAADTKSRMISAAIGLLQRHGLAAMSFTDVLAESGAARGAIYHHFPGGKQQLALEAARRNAEDVRGHLHALPARTPREVVEAFLGNVRPVVQASAGGGGCAIAAVTVDGGAAIADQSSLRTVAAEAFTGWVGELTGKLTQAGMSSSQAADLATLMIVTLEGAHILCRAAGSIAPFDRAAAALISTLASPG; this is translated from the coding sequence ATGGCCGCAGACACGAAGTCCCGCATGATCAGCGCAGCGATCGGGCTGCTGCAACGCCACGGCCTGGCCGCGATGTCCTTCACCGACGTCCTGGCCGAGAGCGGTGCCGCGCGCGGGGCGATCTATCACCACTTCCCGGGCGGCAAACAGCAACTCGCGCTTGAAGCCGCTCGCCGCAACGCGGAGGACGTCCGCGGTCACCTGCACGCACTGCCGGCCCGCACGCCCCGCGAAGTTGTGGAGGCGTTCCTCGGCAACGTCCGCCCCGTGGTGCAGGCGTCCGCCGGGGGCGGCGGCTGCGCGATCGCGGCGGTCACCGTCGACGGCGGCGCAGCCATTGCCGACCAGAGCAGCCTGCGCACTGTCGCCGCCGAAGCGTTCACCGGCTGGGTCGGCGAGCTCACCGGAAAACTCACCCAGGCCGGAATGAGCTCATCCCAGGCCGCCGATCTGGCCACCCTCATGATCGTCACACTCGAAGGCGCCCACATCCTGTGTCGCGCTGCGGGCAGCATCGCGCCTTTCGACAGAGCCGCCGCGGCCCTCATCTCCACCCTCGCGAGCCCGGGCTGA
- a CDS encoding YdhR family protein, producing the protein MGKTFLYTEIQAAVPFEQFDWHQVNEALKTAPGLIRKTWLSGIGTHTVGGFYEFDSAENALAFAQGPFAEEARRAGAPATTRLFDGDIVKDASIDLNSPYYT; encoded by the coding sequence ATGGGCAAGACGTTTCTCTACACCGAGATCCAGGCGGCAGTACCGTTCGAGCAGTTCGACTGGCACCAGGTCAACGAGGCCCTGAAGACCGCGCCGGGTCTGATCCGCAAGACGTGGCTGTCCGGTATCGGAACCCACACCGTCGGTGGTTTCTACGAGTTCGACAGCGCCGAGAACGCCCTGGCCTTCGCCCAGGGCCCCTTCGCCGAAGAAGCCCGCCGGGCCGGAGCCCCGGCAACGACACGACTGTTCGACGGTGACATCGTCAAAGACGCCAGCATCGACCTGAACTCGCCCTACTACACCTGA
- a CDS encoding VOC family protein has translation MSWIDLGTPDMETTAAFYTALFGWTVARPDPNGYRLCTLRGRLVAALGPAEDAGAPYWTVNVTVSDIQATVTRFADLGAQIVVPPTRVGTLGHAAVTLDPVGAPLSLWQPGTHTGMQLTHEPGTFAGISLLTDHPAHAAAFYRPALHWNVNPQHTEFGLPDNSIAATGPPPGKPTAQRSLWLVSFAGNRPDTDAKQALRLGATEVRQDANGDVVLRDPTGALFAITQHTR, from the coding sequence GTGAGCTGGATCGACCTCGGCACCCCCGACATGGAGACGACGGCGGCGTTCTACACCGCGCTGTTCGGTTGGACCGTCGCCCGACCGGACCCCAACGGCTACAGGCTCTGCACACTGCGCGGACGCCTCGTCGCCGCCCTGGGGCCGGCCGAGGACGCCGGCGCCCCCTACTGGACGGTCAACGTCACCGTGTCGGACATCCAAGCCACCGTCACCCGCTTCGCGGACCTGGGCGCCCAGATCGTCGTGCCACCCACACGGGTCGGGACGCTCGGCCATGCCGCCGTCACCCTCGACCCCGTCGGCGCACCACTGTCACTCTGGCAGCCCGGCACCCATACCGGCATGCAGCTGACCCACGAACCGGGCACCTTCGCCGGCATCAGCCTGCTCACCGACCACCCCGCGCATGCTGCCGCCTTCTACCGACCGGCCTTGCACTGGAACGTCAACCCCCAGCACACCGAGTTCGGGTTGCCGGACAACTCCATCGCCGCCACCGGCCCGCCGCCAGGGAAACCAACGGCACAACGATCACTCTGGCTGGTCAGTTTCGCCGGCAACAGACCCGATACCGACGCCAAGCAGGCCCTGCGGCTCGGCGCAACCGAAGTTCGCCAGGACGCCAACGGAGACGTGGTCCTACGCGATCCCACCGGCGCTCTGTTCGCCATCACCCAGCACACCCGATAG
- a CDS encoding GMC family oxidoreductase encodes MGKSPYDYVVVGAGTAGCVIASRLSERPGVRVLLLEAGARDATEAMASPWGFLGFDPSSLWLGASTVQAGTGRAADVLRGKALGGSSSINGLYHLRGHRSGYDEWPGLGAPGWGFDDLLPYFRRSESTRSRDASVRGTDGPVAVAPVPEPHPLATAGVDAAVEAGFARADDIGSGLETGFGWSDMNLPGGARQSAADAYIRPFLDRPNLDVVTDATVQRLRTTAGRCTGVEYTIGGEHLSIDSAEVILTAGAIGSAHLLMLSGIGPAQHLEEHGIDVVADLPGVGSHLQDHPMAGVVYEADQPVPFVPANPPAEMMGLLFSDTAAARPDLQVYIVAAPLPSAWGQPPAGGYSIVFSAMAPHSSGTVRLADAHPASVPVVDPGYLSDDRDLEVMRKGLAVARRIGEADAFADWRKQEAVPGSGTSGESVDEFIRKATGPYFHFTGTCRMGTDADAVVDPANLRVHGIAGLRVADASVMPSIPSANTNATVYAIAERAAELID; translated from the coding sequence ATGGGCAAGAGTCCTTATGACTATGTCGTGGTGGGAGCGGGGACGGCGGGATGCGTGATTGCCTCCCGGCTTTCGGAACGCCCGGGCGTGCGGGTGTTGTTGCTGGAGGCGGGAGCCCGGGACGCAACCGAGGCGATGGCATCTCCTTGGGGGTTCCTGGGGTTCGACCCGTCATCCCTTTGGCTGGGCGCCTCGACCGTGCAGGCCGGTACAGGCAGGGCCGCTGACGTGCTGCGCGGTAAGGCGCTCGGCGGATCGTCGAGCATCAACGGCCTCTACCACCTGCGGGGGCACCGGTCCGGTTACGACGAATGGCCCGGCCTCGGTGCTCCGGGCTGGGGTTTCGACGACCTGCTGCCTTATTTCCGCCGCAGCGAGAGCACTCGCAGTCGTGATGCCTCCGTGCGGGGCACGGACGGGCCGGTCGCGGTCGCCCCGGTCCCGGAACCCCATCCCCTGGCCACGGCGGGCGTCGACGCCGCAGTGGAGGCTGGGTTCGCACGCGCCGATGACATCGGCAGCGGGCTGGAGACCGGGTTCGGGTGGAGTGACATGAATCTGCCCGGCGGCGCCCGCCAGAGCGCGGCCGACGCCTACATCCGTCCGTTCCTCGACCGGCCGAACCTGGACGTCGTCACGGACGCGACCGTGCAGCGGCTGCGCACCACCGCGGGCCGCTGCACCGGCGTCGAGTACACCATCGGTGGGGAGCACCTGTCCATCGACAGCGCCGAGGTCATATTGACCGCGGGAGCCATCGGTTCCGCGCACCTCCTGATGCTGTCAGGGATCGGCCCGGCCCAACACCTTGAGGAACACGGCATCGACGTCGTCGCCGACCTGCCGGGAGTGGGATCCCATCTGCAGGACCATCCGATGGCGGGCGTGGTGTACGAGGCCGACCAGCCCGTACCGTTCGTTCCTGCCAACCCGCCGGCCGAAATGATGGGCCTGCTGTTCAGCGATACCGCCGCGGCCCGGCCGGACCTTCAGGTCTACATCGTCGCCGCACCGCTCCCGTCGGCTTGGGGCCAGCCGCCGGCGGGCGGCTACTCCATAGTCTTCTCCGCGATGGCTCCGCACAGCAGCGGCACCGTGCGCCTGGCGGACGCCCATCCCGCCAGTGTTCCCGTCGTCGACCCGGGCTACCTGAGCGACGACCGTGACTTGGAGGTCATGCGCAAGGGCCTGGCAGTGGCACGTCGCATCGGCGAGGCCGACGCGTTCGCCGACTGGCGCAAGCAGGAAGCGGTGCCGGGCTCCGGGACGAGCGGCGAATCTGTGGACGAGTTCATTCGCAAGGCCACCGGCCCCTACTTCCACTTCACCGGCACCTGCCGCATGGGAACCGACGCCGATGCCGTCGTCGACCCTGCGAACCTTCGCGTGCACGGAATAGCCGGACTGCGGGTCGCCGATGCCTCGGTGATGCCGTCCATCCCCTCGGCCAACACCAACGCGACCGTTTACGCCATCGCCGAACGGGCCGCCGAACTGATCGACTGA
- a CDS encoding inositol monophosphatase family protein, with product MSETLQTTDVVTSDADLLDRTATAVRAAGAALRERFGDVVRYETRDELMRALAVNDDTALDILRHRLTSLRPEAGWVEDELDGGALPPGEWWVVDPAEGNVNHLHALPEWAVTATLVRENQPVLTAVHLPLTGETYTALTGAGAYLDGRPLRVSPTADLGLSIVATSQARPDEDERVVRRVGSSITAMLFDALVVRTAVPATLHLTNVAAGRIDAFWQFAGARADLLPGALLVTEAGGQISDAEGRPWTPQSESFLAAAPGVHAEAVATLSR from the coding sequence ATGTCCGAAACGCTTCAGACCACGGACGTCGTCACCTCCGACGCCGACCTGCTCGACCGCACCGCGACCGCCGTGCGCGCCGCCGGTGCGGCGCTGCGCGAGCGTTTCGGCGATGTGGTCCGTTACGAGACCCGTGACGAGCTGATGCGTGCGCTCGCCGTCAACGACGACACGGCCCTGGACATCCTGCGCCACCGCCTCACGAGCCTGCGCCCGGAGGCCGGCTGGGTGGAGGACGAACTGGACGGCGGGGCGCTGCCGCCCGGCGAGTGGTGGGTCGTGGACCCGGCCGAAGGCAACGTCAACCACCTGCACGCGCTGCCGGAGTGGGCGGTGACCGCGACCCTCGTGCGTGAGAACCAGCCGGTGCTCACCGCGGTCCACCTGCCGCTGACCGGCGAGACCTACACCGCGCTCACCGGCGCCGGCGCCTACCTCGACGGCCGGCCGCTGCGCGTCTCCCCGACCGCGGACCTCGGCCTGAGCATCGTGGCCACCAGCCAGGCCCGGCCCGACGAGGACGAGAGGGTCGTACGGCGCGTCGGCTCCTCGATCACCGCGATGCTCTTCGACGCGCTCGTCGTCCGCACCGCCGTGCCCGCGACCCTGCACCTCACGAACGTGGCCGCCGGCCGCATCGACGCCTTCTGGCAGTTCGCCGGCGCCCGAGCGGACCTGCTGCCCGGCGCGCTGCTCGTCACCGAGGCCGGCGGACAGATCTCCGACGCCGAGGGCCGCCCCTGGACCCCGCAGAGCGAGAGCTTCCTGGCCGCCGCGCCCGGCGTCCACGCCGAAGCCGTCGCCACGCTCTCCCGCTGA
- a CDS encoding NADPH-dependent F420 reductase codes for MTTIAVLGNGRVGGNLAKALTLAGHEVTVADRAPGAAADAARAARIVINATPGAGSLERLAALREELHGKILVDVSNATVDGPDGLPAALIYPGSSLAEQLQAALPETHVVKTLNTMLFPVMTAPATLTQTPTAFLSGEEPEAKRTVLELLIDLGWRKEWITDLGGIQTARATEAAILFVPHVIRSIGFTPFAISIAR; via the coding sequence ATGACCACGATCGCAGTTCTCGGAAACGGCCGCGTCGGCGGCAACCTGGCGAAAGCCCTCACCCTGGCAGGGCACGAGGTGACCGTCGCGGACCGCGCGCCGGGCGCCGCCGCCGATGCCGCCCGGGCGGCCCGGATCGTCATCAACGCCACCCCGGGCGCCGGCTCCCTGGAACGTCTCGCCGCCCTGCGCGAAGAGCTGCACGGCAAGATCCTCGTGGACGTCTCCAACGCTACCGTCGACGGACCGGACGGACTGCCCGCCGCCCTGATCTACCCCGGTTCAAGCCTCGCCGAGCAACTCCAGGCAGCGCTCCCCGAAACGCACGTCGTCAAGACGCTCAACACCATGCTCTTCCCGGTGATGACCGCCCCGGCCACGCTCACCCAGACGCCAACCGCCTTCCTCTCCGGCGAGGAACCGGAGGCCAAGCGGACCGTCCTTGAACTGCTCATCGACCTCGGCTGGCGCAAGGAATGGATCACCGACCTCGGCGGGATCCAGACCGCCCGCGCCACGGAGGCCGCGATACTGTTCGTACCGCACGTCATCCGGTCCATCGGATTCACCCCCTTCGCGATCTCGATCGCCCGCTGA